The following are encoded together in the Oncorhynchus nerka isolate Pitt River linkage group LG23, Oner_Uvic_2.0, whole genome shotgun sequence genome:
- the aldoab gene encoding fructose-bisphosphate aldolase A: protein MPHSFPFLTPDQKKELSDIAHKIVAKGKGILAADESTGSVAKRFQSINAENTEENRRLYRQLLFTADERAGPCIGGVIFFHETLYQKTDAGKTFPEHVKSRGWVVGIKVDKGVVPLAGTNGETTTQGLDGLYERCAQYKKDGCDFAKWRCVLKITSTTPSRLAIMENCNVLARYASICQMHGIVPIVEPEILPDGDHDLKRTQYVTEKVLAAMYKALSDHHVYLEGTLLKPNMVTAGHSCSHKYTHQEIAMATVTALRRTVPPAVPGVTFLSGGQSEEEASINLNVMNQCPLHRPWALTFSYGRALQASALKAWGGKPANGKAAQEEFIKRALANSLACQGKYVASGDSTAAGESLFVANHAY, encoded by the exons ATGCCTCACTCATTCCCCTTCCTCACTCCTGATCAGAAGAAGGAGCTCAGTGACATCGCTCACAAGATTGTCGCCAAGGGCAAGGGAATCCTCGCTGCTGACGAGTCTACCG GCAGCGTTGCCAAGCGCTTCCAGAGCATCAATGCTGAGAACACTGAAGAGAACAGGAGACTGTACCGTCAGCTCCTCTTCACCGCTGACGAGCGCGCCGGTCCTTGCATTGGTGGTGTCATCTTCTTCCACGAGACCCTGTACCAGAAGACCGATGCCGGCAAGACCTTCCCCGAGCACGTCAAGTCCAGAGGCTGGGTTGTAGGCATCAAGGTTGACAAAGGTGTTGTCCCCCTTGCTGGAACCAACGGAGAGACCACCACTCAGG GTCTGGATGGCCTGTATGAGCGTTGCGCCCAGTACAAGAAGGACGGTTGTGACTTCGCCAAGTGGCGTTGTGTGCTGAAGATCACCTCCACCACCCCCTCCCGCCTGGCCATCATGGAGAATTGCAATGTCTTGGCTCGTTATGCCAGTATCTGCCAGATG CACGGCATTGTCCCCATTGTTGAGCCCGAGATCCTCCCCGACGGTGACCACGACCTGAAGCGCACCCAGTACGTGACTGAGAAGGTCCTGGCCGCAATGTACAAGGCTCTGTCCGACCACCATGTCTACCTGGAGGGTACCCTCCTGAAGCCCAACATGGTCACTGCCGGACACTCCTGCTCACACAAGTATACCCACCAGGAGATCGCCATGGCCACCGTCACGGCCCTGCGCCGCACCGTGCCCCCAGCAGTTCCTG GCGTCACCTTCCTGTCCGGTGGCCAGTCTGAGGAGGAGGCATCCATCAACCTGAACGTCATGAACCAGTGTCCCCTGCACAGGCCATGGGCATTGACTTTTTCCTATGGCCGTGCCCTCCAGGCATCCGCCCTGAAGGCATGGGGTGGCAAACCTGCGAACGGCAAGGCTGCCCAGGAGGAGTTCATCAAGAGAGCTCTG GCCAACAGCCTGGCCTGCCAAGGCAAGTATGTCGCGTCCGGAGACAGCACCGCCGCTGGAGAATCACTGTTCGTGGCCAACCACGCTTATTAG